The genomic stretch GTGGACGTTGTGCTGGCCGACGTGCGGCTGGGGAGTCGCTCGGGCCTGGAACTTTTGGAAAAGCTTTCATCTCTTTCGCCAAAACCCATTTGCATCATGATGACCGCTTATGGGTCGGTCGATAACGCGGTCGAGGCGATGAAACGGGGAGCATACGATTACCTGACCAAACCCCTCAATTTGGAAAAACTTGAGCTTGTGATCGAACGAGCCCTGCGATCCCGGCGCCTGCAGGCGGAAAACGAAGAACTGCGGAGGGCACTGGACCTGCGTTATGGCCTGGAAGGGATTATCGCTAGTTCCCGAGCGATGCAACCTGTGCTAGAGAAAATCCGACAAGTGGCCGGCTCGCGGGCGACCGTTTTGCTTGAGGGAGAAAGCGGTACCGGAAAAGAGTTGGTTGCCCATGCGTTGCATCGCCTAAGCCCGCGCAAGGATGGGCCTTTTGTTCCGGTCCATTGTGCGGCCCTTTCCCCTCAACTTTTGGAAAGCGAGCTTTTCGGTCATGAGAAAGGAGCTTTTACAGGGGCGCTCGAGCGAAGGATTGGCCGGTTTGAACAAGCCCATCGGGGAACGATCTTTCTCGACGAGATTGGAGAGATTGATCTTTCCACTCAAGTAAAGCTTTTGCGAGTGCTGGGAGAACGAACCATTCAAAGAGTCGGTAGTAACCAGTCGATCCCTGTAGATGTTCGGGTCATTGCCGCAACGAACCGTAATCTGGAAAAGCTCGTTGCCGAAGGAAAATTCCGGGAGGACC from Candidatus Methylacidithermus pantelleriae encodes the following:
- a CDS encoding sigma-54-dependent transcriptional regulator encodes the protein MDVSMPIILVVDDEKHTREGLRRALSDKYDVYVAPDLESAWNVLDAQPVDVVLADVRLGSRSGLELLEKLSSLSPKPICIMMTAYGSVDNAVEAMKRGAYDYLTKPLNLEKLELVIERALRSRRLQAENEELRRALDLRYGLEGIIASSRAMQPVLEKIRQVAGSRATVLLEGESGTGKELVAHALHRLSPRKDGPFVPVHCAALSPQLLESELFGHEKGAFTGALERRIGRFEQAHRGTIFLDEIGEIDLSTQVKLLRVLGERTIQRVGSNQSIPVDVRVIAATNRNLEKLVAEGKFREDLFFRLNVVRIELPPLRERKEDLPLLIQAFIREFSRENQKKITGLTAAAQEVLFRYDWPGNVRELKMAIEHGVVLARGEKIDVCDLPERIVRGPSFVANPDPFSLGHGGEENLNLVEMEKRLIRAALERCHGNRTKAAERLGISRRTLHRKMLAYGLSG